The genomic region CAGGATGAGGAGTACCGACAGATGGCATAAAGCCCTGCTTTCTCTTTTGCTAACACAACTTCCTCCTGGGCTTCCTGATTGAGCCGTGGGGCGGGACAGAGGCAGGCCGGCCTAGGCGGCCACGGGACTCTGGTCTGCATCCAACCCCTCACAGCCGCCATGAGCTGGCCCCGGGCCCCGGGCCCCAAAGAGGACGCTCCTGAGACCCTCCTCGAAGACCTCATCAGTTTCTACCtggagggggcaggagagggcCGGCTCCGGGTCTGCAGGCAAGCCACTCTCACCAGCAGGGCCCAGCAGCTGCTGGACACAGGGCCCCCTCTTCAACTCTACCTGCCTGAGGAGGTGGCCCCTGACTCGGGGGCTCCCTGCTTTGCCCAGCATATCGACCACAAACTGGTGCGGGCACTGGAGTTCCTGGAATTGGTCTCTATCCACCTGCTCCTgtttccctggaggaaggaaatcaGGTCCCTGAAGGTAGGTGTCGCCACTACCCTGGGAGAGAGGGTCttggggaggggccagggcccTGCCTTGGGGTTGGGGAGGAAACAATGCGTCTGTCATGCCCACTGACATtggtcccattttacagctggggaaactgagggctAGAGTTTAATACAACTGATCTGTAgtctgagtcacttcagttgtgaccaactttCTTCCATCCTCCGGCCCtgagcccaccagccttctctgtccatgggattctccaggcaaggatactggagtcggttcccatttccttccgcaggggatcttgccaacccagggattgaaccttgagtctctgatgtctcctgcattggcaggcaggttccttaccactagcgccacctagaaaCTGCTCTGTGGTCACCAGCTAATACACAGCCCAGACAGGACTCAGACTCAGACAGTGCCACTCCAaaccaccaggctctcctgctttTCTAAAGAACAGGCAACAAGGAGGCCACAGGAAACAAGGCAAAGACCTGGGCTGTGGAAAGCCACTGCAAAGCTTTCGTCGCTTCTGGCTCCAGGCCAGGGCACCGGCTGGCTCCTTCTTCTGCTGAGTGACTTGAGGCAAAAGTcctgcctctgggcctcagtgtgtccttctgtaaaatgggaccagGGCGACATGCCTGTGGGCCAGGTTTCCTTACGGGCCCATGCCCTGGCCCTCCTGCTTCTCAGGAGCCTCCGTTCCAGTCTTTGGTCCTTCCCCTCACAGCCACTCTGCTCTTGCGTGTGCCACCCTAACGAGCACCCCTGTTTGTTCCAGACATACACGGGGAGCTTTGCCTACTGGGTGCGGCCTGTGCTTTCAGAACACACCCTGCACACCCTTTTGGGCCGGCTAGGCTATATGGCCACCTCCGAGGTCGAGTTTTCCCTGGTCCAGGCTATCAGCGAGGAGGACACCAAACAGATGGTGTTTGAGATCTTCCTGACAAGAGTCGCATGTGAGGCCGTTCTCAGGACCCCGGGCAGGCAGCTCCTCGGGCCAGGCAGAGAGAGAGTGGCGGGGCCCCACCATAGACCTGGCTCAGAGACGGGGCTGCAGGAGGCCCTGTGGGAGGCCCAGCCTGGCCTGGATCCCTCAGCAGGGGTGGGAGCCAAGAGCGCCCTGGCCGAACACCCTGATGCTCGCTGCTCTCTGCCTGTGGCCTTGAACCTGCCTGAGGTCTCAACAACCCCCCATGGACTCCTGACTGGCCCCCTGGTCCCCTTGGGCTCCCTGCACCATGCCAGCACATGCTCTGACAGTGAGGAGTTCCTGACCTGCTACAGCGACCTCACACTGCACCGGACACCCTTGCTCCCCTGGGACCAGCCCTGGAGCAGCCTGGAAGGGAAGCAACTCCAGGGCCCAGGCCCTGGGCCCAGCCCAGCGCCGGGGGAGGTGGCCGCCACATCGGGTAGCAGTGGTGAGCAGCCCTGGGTCCCCGACGGGGCTTCTGAGTGTAAAGGGGCCACCGTCCCCAGCCAGCTCCGGCAGAGGCCCAGGTCCTGTCTGTCAGAGAATTCCTTGGCCCCAAAGCCAGATGCTCTGCCAGATCCAGCTGCCCTTGGCATGGACACTGAGCCTCCAAGCACTTCCTCGGAGATGGAAGAGCTCTGTGAGCACTTCACCCACCTCCTCAGAACCTCAACTCCAGCGGGCTATCTGAGGGACACCCCTGGTCCCAGGGTTGAGGAGGAGGGACAATCAGAGCCTCTCGTGGGGCCAGAGCCAGCCAGCAAAGGCAGCAGCCCGGACGGTAAAGTTGCTCTGCTCTGGAGGTCTCCACAGGCCTCCACTTCATGTAAAAGAGCCCCCAGTGCTTACTACGTCCCCCTTAAGGGGCTGGAGGAGCCAGTTCCCACACGGAGATCCTACACGAGCCACAGCTGAGCATGTCACTCCGACTTGAAGAAATGATGGGTCTGGAACCACAGTGGGGACATCAGCCACGGGGACATGTCAGCCTGCTCATCCCAGCTGGCCTCAGGTACTAGCCCTGCCACCTACAGACTGTATGACTCTGGGCCACTCCCCACACCTCTCTgagccatgcttccctgtctgcAAAGTGGAGGTGATGTCAGATCTGCCTCACAGGTAGCTGAGACGGGTTAGGAGGTGTCTGCACACTGCCGACCTCAGAAGTGGGGGCGCTTCCTGTGCCCTTCACATCCCAGCTCAGCGTGTGACCTTGGGAGCACCATCACCCTTCATCTCTGACCAGCAGCCTCCCTTGGCATCCTTGAGGCACCTGTCACAGGGCAGATTATACGACAGCTGTGTAGACAAGCAGACATGTAAACCACCCTCCATCTGTTCAGGGTCGTCTGTCAGCCACCCTCTTCTCTCAGCTAACTTCTGGTTGACAGAGAGCAAGGCCATTGTTGGGAGCCCAGGATGAGCTCACAGGCCTGCTCTGCATCCAGGGTTGGGGACTCCATCACCCAGGCTGTGTGGAGTGGGGGTGCCCCTCCACCAGCCTTTCCTGCCCCcacatatgcatgcatacatgcacacaagTGGGTGCATCCaggcacatgtacacacatgtacacgGGCATTCCTCACAGTGGCCCAAGAGACAGTGGTCTCCCTCTCCAGCCGAGAGCCTCTCTATGGAGGGGCAGGTGGCACCTGCCCAGGACCTGCCCCTCGGCTTTGCTTCTGCCCAGTGGGGAGGACGACATAAGGTAATTTTAGACTTAGAAAAAAGTTGCAAACTAGCACAAagaatttccttctctccctcaccTGGCTCCCCCTGAAACTGTCATTGTACATAACCACAGTATGAGCCTCAAGAACAGGAAATTGATGTTGATACAATTATTATCaaactatgttgttgtttagtcagtaagtcatgtccaattcttttgcgacTCCCTGGACTatagacagccaggctcctctgtgcatggaattttctaggcaagaatactggagtgagttgccacttccttctccaggggatcttctcaacttagATCCAGCCTGTACtgcttgtgtctccttcattggcaggtggattctttaccactgagccaaactCTATTTAAATTACACCAGTTTTCCCATTAATATCCTTCTCTATTCCAGGATCCTCTCCAGGATCCCACATGACATTTGTGAGTTTTCATCCCCTCCAATCTAtaatagttgctcagtctttttcttgtctttgatGATCTTATGCTTTTGATCAGAACTGCATACCATTCAGTTATTTTGTTGAATGTCCCTCAGTTTGTCTGGTGTGTTTGTGGCTGGAGTGAGGTTAGACATTTGGGCAGGGATAccaccatttaaaaaaaggatGTTGTGTCCTCCGTGCATCTTATCAAAGGATTATGATGTCCGTGGATCTTGTTACTGGAGATATTTACCTCctcatccctggaataaaccactaggatctctggttccttgtaTTAGAGAATGATGTTCAGAGACCAAGATCTAAGTGCCCGGTCTACACATTGTTACTGGGTGTCACTGCTTCTAAGCCCACTCACGGGACAGAGTTAAGAAGCACATGTATGTATACTAACCCACGCATATGCACACATAGCTATATTtccatatctgctgctgctgttaagtcacttcagtcgtgtccgactctgtgtgaccccatagacggcagccaccaggctcccccatccctgggattctccaggcaagaacactagagtgggttgccatttccttctccaatgcatgaaagtgaaaagtggaagtgaagtcgctcagtcatgcccgactcttagtgaccccatggactgcagcccaccaggctcctccatccatgggattttccaggcaaggtactggagtgggatgccattgccttctccgatttccaTATCTAGCTATATGTAATTTTAATCATGAGTTCACACTGAGACCTCTGATTCTAATCCAGTACCACAGGGTTTATTCTACCCTTCCTCTTATTTATAACATATCTTTCTCTAACAGTGAGAAACACAGCTCTCAGAATCTACAGATTATTTGTTTTAGTCTACTGAGTCTACTAAATTGATCCTAGTATAGTTTCAGAATTGCTAAATATATCCTTATGAGAAATACTTCTAATAACTGTATTTCAGCACTTACGTGAAATAACTTTTACCTTTACTCCTCTCGTGTCCAACCTAGATACAGTTTTCCAGGGTTACTTCAGCTAGTTCTTCCCAGCACCTTCAGTGTGGTCATCATGTGCTTGTGCTTGATCTGTGTTTTCCACCTTCCATTCCCGCTATGTCCTAGTCAGCTGTTTATTTGGGGCGGGGTGGTACGTGAGACATTACTAAGGTTCTCAAGTCAGAGTTACCCAAAATGGTTTATTCACTGAGTACATTCCCCTCTCATCCCAGCAACCCTGAACCCATTCAATTTTCCTTCTTCCAGGCTTTTCCCACTAATCTGCTTATTTTCTGGATTATCTTTCCTGTCCACCCTATACATCTGTGTATTTTCCTTAGGCTAGCATACTCTAGATACTCATTTGGACACTACTTTCTTCCCTGAGCAGTATGTCCTGGAAATCTGTGTCACATCTGTTCAGAGAGACCCTTCTCATTCTACTTCACAGCTGCATGCTGCTCCACTGTATGGATGTGCCATGCTTTATTTAACCACTCTCTTATATATGAGTCTTTCGGTTGTTTTCAATATTCTGCAGTTACAATGTTGCAGTAAATAACCTTga from Bubalus bubalis isolate 160015118507 breed Murrah chromosome 18, NDDB_SH_1, whole genome shotgun sequence harbors:
- the LOC112580250 gene encoding uncharacterized protein LOC112580250 isoform X2, whose protein sequence is MPVGQVSLRAHALALLLLRSLRSSLWSFPSQPLCSCVCHPNEHPCLFQTYTGSFAYWVRPVLSEHTLHTLLGRLGYMATSEVEFSLVQAISEEDTKQMVFEIFLTRVACEAVLRTPGRQLLGPGRERVAGPHHRPGSETGLQEALWEAQPGLDPSAGVGAKSALAEHPDARCSLPVALNLPEVSTTPHGLLTGPLVPLGSLHHASTCSDSEEFLTCYSDLTLHRTPLLPWDQPWSSLEGKQLQGPGPGPSPAPGEVAATSGSSGEQPWVPDGASECKGATVPSQLRQRPRSCLSENSLAPKPDALPDPAALGMDTEPPSTSSEMEELCEHFTHLLRTSTPAGYLRDTPGPRVEEEGQSEPLVGPEPASKGSSPDGKVALLWRSPQASTSCKRAPSAYYVPLKGLEEPVPTRRSYTSHS
- the LOC112580250 gene encoding spermatogenesis-associated protein 2-like protein isoform X1 translates to MSWPRAPGPKEDAPETLLEDLISFYLEGAGEGRLRVCRQATLTSRAQQLLDTGPPLQLYLPEEVAPDSGAPCFAQHIDHKLVRALEFLELVSIHLLLFPWRKEIRSLKTYTGSFAYWVRPVLSEHTLHTLLGRLGYMATSEVEFSLVQAISEEDTKQMVFEIFLTRVACEAVLRTPGRQLLGPGRERVAGPHHRPGSETGLQEALWEAQPGLDPSAGVGAKSALAEHPDARCSLPVALNLPEVSTTPHGLLTGPLVPLGSLHHASTCSDSEEFLTCYSDLTLHRTPLLPWDQPWSSLEGKQLQGPGPGPSPAPGEVAATSGSSGEQPWVPDGASECKGATVPSQLRQRPRSCLSENSLAPKPDALPDPAALGMDTEPPSTSSEMEELCEHFTHLLRTSTPAGYLRDTPGPRVEEEGQSEPLVGPEPASKGSSPDGKVALLWRSPQASTSCKRAPSAYYVPLKGLEEPVPTRRSYTSHS